A window of Acinonyx jubatus isolate Ajub_Pintada_27869175 chromosome E4, VMU_Ajub_asm_v1.0, whole genome shotgun sequence contains these coding sequences:
- the TMEM81 gene encoding transmembrane protein 81 — MKISAAGLILGSLVFAFSLPLVVALPKTLAIPKKLQEAVGKVVVNATTCTVTCGLGYKEETVCKVGPDGVRRECKSQRLECLTNWICGMLHFTIPKGKGFELSCLSSDILEIGQEAFRFTWRLARGIISTDDEIFKPFRASTYFVRFPSVQEYDSGTYRCDVQLLKNLRPVKRLYFGLRVLPPDLVNLNFHQSLTEDQKLVDKGLEVNLDNQSEPHRPRWKKKVAVALGIGVVGGVAGGVLMAIALGFGLRVVYRSAGLESLKALKDWLPRTLDWLFRKPS, encoded by the coding sequence ATGAAGATTTCAGCTGCTGGTCTCATCCTTGGGAGCCTGGTGTtcgccttctctctgcccttggtGGTGGCTTTGCCAAAAACACTGGCCATCCCTAAGAAGCTGCAAGAAGCCGTGGGGAAGGTCGTTGTCAATGCCACAACCTGTACTGTCACCTGTGGCCTTGGCTACAAGGAAGAGACAGTCTGCAAGGTGGGCCCTGATGGTGTGAGAAGAGAGTGTAAATCTCAGCGCTTGGAATGTCTGACCAACTGGATCTGTGGAATGCTCCATTTCACCATTCCCAAAGGGAAGGGATTTGAGCTCAGCTGTCTGAGTTCAGACATCCTGGAGATTGGGCAGGAAGCATTCCGGTTCACCTGGAGACTCGCCCGGGGTATCATCTCTACTGATGATGAGATCTTCAAACCCTTCCGAGCCAGTACCTACTTTGTGAGGTTTCCCTCTGTTCAGGAGTACGACTCTGGGACATACCGGTGTGATGTGCAGCTGTTAAAAAACTTGAGACCTGTCAAGAGACTCTATTTTGGGCTGCGGGTCCTTCCCCCTGACTTGGTGAACCTGAATTTCCATCAATCCCTTACTGAGGATCAGAAGTTAGTTGATAAGGGCCTGGAAGTGAATCTAGACAACCAGTCCGAGCCCCACCGCCCACGGTGGAAGAAGAAGGTGGCTGTAGCCTTGGGAATAGGAGTTGTCGGTGGAGTGGCTGGTGGTGTATTGATGGCCATTGCTCTGGGCTTTGGGCTGAGGGTGGTCTATAGAAGTGCTGGCCTTGAGTCCTTAAAAGCCCTGAAGGACTGGCTGCCCAGGACCCTGGACTGGCTGTTTAGGAAGCCAAGCTAG